The proteins below are encoded in one region of Qipengyuania sp. HL-TH1:
- a CDS encoding LysR family transcriptional regulator: MKRTHLPLNALRVYDAAARHLSFTRAADELAVTPAAVGQQIRALEDHLGTVLFRRTSKGLELTQEGAAGLDALREGFLKFEESVSAMQAGQALDSYTIACPREFYAQWLAPRLARFGEKNPEIRFTFVADEHADFTEANLDCAIRLVDGPGELQGIELDEARRVTVARPESHGGAPDKWIDWGLPLQDGVAAHVTVSNAGQALSSTLAGLGKAILPELLAKDSIDAGLLEVLDGPHTGRRAYWLVAPTPQWRTKKVRALVAFLSE, encoded by the coding sequence ATGAAGCGTACTCACCTGCCTCTCAACGCCCTGCGCGTTTACGATGCCGCCGCGCGGCATCTGTCCTTCACCCGCGCCGCGGACGAGCTGGCAGTGACGCCCGCCGCCGTGGGCCAGCAGATCCGCGCGCTCGAGGATCACCTCGGCACCGTGCTGTTCCGCCGCACGAGCAAGGGGCTCGAGCTGACGCAGGAAGGCGCCGCGGGCCTCGATGCGCTGCGCGAAGGCTTCCTCAAGTTCGAGGAAAGCGTGTCCGCGATGCAGGCGGGCCAGGCGCTCGACAGCTATACCATCGCCTGTCCGCGCGAATTCTACGCGCAATGGCTGGCGCCGCGGCTGGCGCGGTTCGGCGAGAAGAACCCCGAAATCCGCTTTACCTTCGTCGCCGACGAACATGCCGATTTCACCGAGGCGAACCTCGATTGCGCGATCCGGCTGGTCGACGGTCCGGGCGAATTGCAGGGGATCGAGCTCGACGAGGCGCGCCGTGTCACCGTGGCTCGCCCCGAAAGCCACGGCGGGGCGCCCGACAAGTGGATCGACTGGGGCCTGCCGCTGCAGGACGGCGTGGCGGCGCATGTCACCGTGTCCAATGCCGGCCAGGCGCTGTCCTCGACGCTGGCGGGGCTGGGCAAGGCGATCCTGCCCGAACTGCTGGCGAAGGATTCGATCGACGCGGGCCTGCTCGAGGTGCTCGACGGCCCGCATACCGGGCGGCGCGCGTACTGGCTGGTCGCACCGACCCCGCAATGGCGGACGAAAAAGGTAAGGGCGCTTGTTGCGTTTCTTTCCGAATAA
- the apaG gene encoding Co2+/Mg2+ efflux protein ApaG, which translates to MKELFQHAAMTDGITVRVAVNFLPEQSRPEAGKWFWVYHIRIENGSHERVQLMTRHWRITDGAGMVSHVDGDGVVGEQPVLMPGQSHDYVSGCPLDTPHGSMEGFYTFHAEDGSPIEVRIPFFPLAAPATAN; encoded by the coding sequence ATCAAAGAACTTTTCCAGCATGCCGCCATGACCGACGGGATTACCGTCCGGGTCGCGGTGAACTTCCTGCCCGAGCAATCGCGCCCGGAAGCGGGCAAGTGGTTCTGGGTCTATCACATCCGCATCGAAAACGGCTCGCACGAACGCGTCCAGCTGATGACGCGCCACTGGCGGATCACCGATGGCGCGGGCATGGTCAGCCATGTCGATGGCGATGGCGTGGTCGGCGAACAGCCGGTGCTGATGCCCGGACAGAGCCATGACTATGTCTCGGGCTGTCCGCTCGATACGCCGCACGGGTCGATGGAAGGCTTCTACACCTTCCACGCCGAAGACGGATCGCCGATCGAAGTGCGCATCCCCTTTTTCCCGCTCGCGGCGCCGGCCACGGCGAACTGA
- a CDS encoding GNAT family N-acetyltransferase produces MAESGNIPLELASHSCGEASIHTRLEDGRTICIRTVTPKDEDRLRAGIARMSPRSRYLRFFSGGASPPDWVIERLLDADGVLHLAWGALDLSDPDHPAMGVVHAMRPEKGDAVAEFSVGVVDAYHGLGIGRLLTATLLLDAAGGQLEAFRAHVLSENEAARSFIKRLGGQHVAQDGPQAEYRVEVAPALERLRGESRPGGLAAIFAHFDARKAAGGGG; encoded by the coding sequence ATGGCGGAAAGCGGGAATATCCCTTTGGAGCTGGCCTCGCATAGCTGCGGCGAGGCATCGATCCACACGCGCCTGGAAGACGGGCGCACGATCTGCATCCGCACGGTCACCCCCAAGGACGAGGACCGGCTGCGCGCCGGCATCGCGCGGATGAGCCCGCGCTCACGCTATCTGCGGTTCTTCTCCGGCGGCGCAAGCCCGCCCGACTGGGTGATCGAGCGATTGCTCGATGCCGATGGCGTGCTCCACCTCGCCTGGGGCGCGCTCGACCTGTCCGATCCCGACCATCCCGCGATGGGGGTGGTCCACGCGATGCGTCCCGAGAAGGGCGATGCGGTGGCCGAATTTTCGGTCGGCGTTGTCGATGCCTATCACGGTCTGGGGATCGGCCGGCTGCTGACCGCGACGCTGCTGCTCGATGCCGCGGGCGGCCAGCTCGAGGCGTTTCGCGCGCATGTGCTGTCGGAAAACGAGGCCGCGCGCAGTTTCATCAAGCGGCTGGGCGGCCAGCATGTCGCGCAGGACGGACCGCAGGCGGAATATCGGGTGGAGGTCGCGCCTGCACTGGAACGGCTGCGCGGGGAAAGCCGCCCCGGCGGGCTCGCCGCGATCTTCGCGCATTTTGACGCGCGCAAAGCGGCGGGCGGCGGCGGCTGA
- a CDS encoding Ppx/GppA family phosphatase → MSGSRSAKWQRRLMQPPRAVIDIGSNTVRMVIYEGTARAPEVVWNEKVAARLGRDLSETGRIPDEAAEEALAALARYALIIGDLGIDDVQTVATAAARDAKNGAQFLEQVAALGLEPRLLTGEEEATASAMGALGAFPGARGVVADLGGGSLELVSVADNACHEAASLQLGTLRLPALRSDGADAFEAAVHEQLAAVGWAAKHPGPMYMIGGTWRALAAYAMRYFDFPLTDPHGFTLLPDDARRLARELIAADPEELREISGISPMRAHYLPDAAALLRPLLDRIEPDELVFSSWGIREGLLYSRLEPAQMKADPLLAGVTAYAAPRDSSITEATLLAAWTVDLSEGDGKLNERLRLAAAQLSGALHRVEPNLRESHAAEWALGKRWIDLDARGRAMICAALFGSLGRTELPDKLRVLASDDDLHEGVTWGLGFRLARRLGGGSRVSLTTSALRRKKKSLILRLDESRAALANYPATQDFDNLAQWLGLKPKIKIGSFNFSGVGEDQEDD, encoded by the coding sequence GTGAGCGGATCGCGTTCGGCCAAATGGCAGCGGCGGCTGATGCAGCCCCCGCGCGCGGTCATCGATATCGGCTCGAACACCGTGCGCATGGTGATCTACGAAGGCACTGCACGCGCGCCCGAAGTGGTGTGGAACGAGAAGGTCGCCGCACGGCTCGGGCGCGATTTGTCCGAGACCGGGCGCATTCCCGATGAAGCCGCCGAAGAGGCCTTGGCCGCGCTCGCGCGCTATGCGCTGATCATCGGCGATCTGGGCATCGACGACGTCCAGACTGTCGCCACCGCCGCCGCCCGCGATGCCAAGAACGGGGCGCAATTCCTCGAGCAGGTGGCCGCGCTCGGGCTGGAACCGCGGCTGCTGACGGGCGAGGAGGAAGCCACCGCTTCGGCGATGGGCGCGCTGGGCGCCTTCCCTGGCGCCCGCGGCGTCGTCGCCGATCTTGGCGGGGGCAGCCTCGAACTGGTCTCGGTCGCGGACAATGCATGTCACGAGGCGGCCAGCCTGCAACTGGGAACGCTGCGCCTGCCCGCGCTCCGCAGCGACGGCGCCGACGCCTTCGAGGCCGCGGTGCACGAACAGCTCGCCGCGGTCGGCTGGGCAGCCAAGCATCCCGGCCCGATGTATATGATCGGCGGCACCTGGCGCGCGCTGGCGGCCTATGCGATGCGCTATTTCGATTTCCCGCTGACCGATCCGCACGGCTTCACGCTCCTGCCCGACGATGCGCGGCGGCTGGCCCGCGAACTGATCGCGGCCGATCCGGAGGAATTGCGCGAAATCAGCGGGATCAGCCCGATGCGCGCGCATTACCTGCCCGATGCCGCGGCGCTGCTGCGCCCGCTGCTCGACCGGATCGAGCCCGACGAGCTGGTGTTTTCGTCATGGGGCATCCGCGAGGGACTGCTCTACAGCCGGCTCGAGCCTGCTCAGATGAAGGCCGATCCACTGCTCGCCGGGGTGACCGCCTATGCCGCGCCGCGCGATTCCTCGATCACCGAGGCGACGCTGCTGGCAGCATGGACGGTCGATCTGAGCGAAGGCGATGGCAAGCTCAACGAACGCCTCCGGCTCGCCGCGGCGCAATTGTCGGGCGCGCTTCACCGGGTCGAGCCCAATCTGCGCGAGAGCCATGCGGCCGAATGGGCGCTGGGCAAACGCTGGATCGATCTCGACGCGCGCGGCCGCGCCATGATCTGCGCCGCGCTGTTCGGCAGCCTCGGCCGCACCGAATTGCCCGACAAGCTGCGCGTGCTCGCCAGCGATGACGATCTGCACGAAGGCGTGACCTGGGGGCTGGGTTTCCGCCTGGCCCGGCGGCTTGGCGGGGGCAGCCGCGTCTCGCTCACCACCAGCGCGCTGCGCCGCAAGAAGAAGAGCCTGATCCTGCGGCTCGACGAAAGCCGCGCCGCGCTGGCCAATTATCCCGCGACGCAGGATTTCGACAATTTGGCCCAATGGCTCGGCCTCAAACCCAAGATCAAGATCGGCAGCTTCAACTTTTCCGGCGTCGGCGAAGATCAGGAAGACGACTAG
- a CDS encoding GNAT family protein, whose protein sequence is MTAVPELHTPRFTLRPLRRTDAAALLPTLGDPAQCRFLTRPAFADEAELWGWLADPAWDGRSWIAQDAQGTVAGRFVAVPGHEARAVEIGYITCAAWQGRGVARECMAALVAQLFAEGARKLTAEIDAENHASLRLAEALGFTREALLRAHETTHEGLRDVCLYGLLASDPRPA, encoded by the coding sequence ATGACCGCGGTTCCCGAACTTCACACCCCGCGCTTCACGCTGCGCCCGCTGCGCCGTACGGACGCCGCCGCGCTGCTGCCCACGCTGGGCGATCCCGCGCAGTGCCGCTTCCTCACGCGCCCCGCCTTTGCCGACGAGGCCGAGCTGTGGGGCTGGCTCGCCGATCCCGCATGGGACGGGCGCAGCTGGATCGCACAGGATGCCCAAGGCACGGTCGCGGGGCGCTTCGTCGCGGTGCCGGGGCACGAGGCGCGCGCGGTCGAGATCGGCTACATCACCTGCGCCGCGTGGCAGGGGCGGGGCGTCGCGCGCGAATGCATGGCCGCGCTGGTGGCGCAGCTGTTCGCCGAGGGGGCGCGCAAGCTCACCGCCGAGATCGATGCGGAAAACCACGCCTCGCTGCGGCTGGCCGAAGCGCTGGGCTTCACCCGCGAGGCGCTGCTGCGCGCACACGAGACGACGCATGAGGGGCTGCGCGACGTGTGCCTCTACGGCCTGCTCGCCAGCGACCCGCGTCCCGCCTGA
- a CDS encoding RNA degradosome polyphosphate kinase encodes MTVEASRTIPANDAGITAPPAPRDRYTNRELSWLSFNRRVLAESENERYPLLERLRFLSISASNLDEFTMVRIAGLEGQVQRGIETQAIDGASPRQQLEAIRGQLLTLEDRQQKSLETLRTLLFEEGIMLAPIDRLAQDQLTWLGEYFESDILPLITPQAIDPSHPFPFVANKGIGVIFRLKRGRRKADLIEMVLIPSGAPRFVRVPGEKAIYVAIEQLVTRFADQLFPGFKVLGDGVFRVIRDSDIEVEEEAEDLVRYFRTAIQRRRRGRTVLLELDEDCDETAEALLRDQLEVEEAMIVKSDGMLGLADLAVICNEPRPDLKFEPFSPRYPERILEHDGDCFAAIREKDIVIHHPFESFDVVVDFLRQAARDPAVVSIKQTLYRAGDQSPVIAALIEAALAGKAVTAVVELKARFDEERNIHWASELERAGVQVIYGFTEWKTHAKVSLVVRREEDGYRTYCHFGTGNYHPINAKIYTDLSFFTADPALGRDAAKMFNFITGYIQPDDLERIAVSPIGLQETLYQLIDAEIANAHAGKPAGIWVKLNSITYKPMIDKLYEASQAGVEIHMVVRGICSLRAGLPGVSENIRVKSVIGRFLEHSRVWAFANGKALPSRQAKVYLTSADAMSRNLMRRVEVMVPITNKTVHDQVLGQVMLANILDTEQSWQLGPDGQYHRLRQEEGGFNCHQYFMANPSLSGRGAALADHEVPRLTLRGSSQ; translated from the coding sequence ATGACTGTCGAAGCATCCCGCACCATCCCGGCCAATGACGCGGGCATCACGGCGCCCCCCGCGCCCCGGGACCGCTATACCAATCGCGAGCTGAGCTGGCTGTCGTTCAACCGCCGCGTGCTCGCGGAAAGCGAGAACGAGCGCTATCCGCTACTCGAGCGGCTGCGGTTCCTGTCGATTTCGGCGAGCAATCTCGACGAGTTCACGATGGTCCGCATCGCCGGGCTGGAGGGACAGGTCCAGCGCGGGATCGAGACGCAGGCGATCGACGGGGCCAGCCCGCGCCAGCAATTGGAGGCGATTCGCGGCCAGTTGCTCACGCTCGAAGACCGCCAGCAGAAAAGCCTCGAAACGCTGCGCACGCTGTTGTTCGAAGAAGGCATCATGCTCGCGCCGATCGACCGGCTGGCGCAGGACCAGCTGACATGGCTGGGCGAATATTTCGAAAGCGACATCCTCCCGCTGATCACCCCGCAGGCGATCGACCCCAGCCACCCCTTCCCCTTCGTCGCCAACAAGGGGATCGGGGTGATCTTCCGGCTCAAGCGCGGGCGGCGCAAGGCGGACCTGATCGAGATGGTGCTGATCCCCAGCGGCGCGCCGCGCTTCGTGCGCGTGCCGGGCGAGAAGGCGATCTATGTCGCGATCGAGCAATTGGTCACGCGCTTTGCCGACCAGCTGTTCCCCGGCTTCAAGGTGCTGGGCGACGGCGTGTTCCGCGTCATCCGCGACAGCGATATCGAGGTCGAGGAAGAGGCCGAGGACCTCGTGCGGTATTTCCGCACCGCGATCCAGCGGCGGCGGCGTGGGCGCACCGTGCTGCTCGAGCTCGACGAGGATTGCGACGAGACCGCCGAAGCGCTGCTGCGCGACCAACTCGAGGTCGAGGAGGCGATGATCGTCAAGAGCGACGGCATGCTCGGCCTCGCCGATCTTGCGGTCATCTGCAATGAGCCGCGCCCCGACCTCAAGTTCGAACCTTTCAGCCCGCGCTACCCCGAGCGCATCCTCGAGCATGACGGCGATTGCTTCGCCGCCATCCGCGAGAAGGACATCGTCATCCACCACCCGTTCGAAAGCTTCGACGTGGTGGTCGATTTCCTGCGCCAGGCGGCGCGCGACCCGGCGGTGGTGTCGATCAAGCAGACGCTCTACCGCGCGGGCGACCAGTCTCCGGTGATCGCCGCGCTGATCGAGGCGGCGCTGGCGGGCAAGGCGGTCACCGCAGTGGTCGAATTGAAGGCGCGCTTCGACGAGGAGCGCAACATCCACTGGGCGAGCGAGCTCGAACGCGCCGGGGTGCAGGTGATCTATGGCTTCACCGAGTGGAAGACGCACGCCAAGGTCAGCCTGGTGGTGCGCCGCGAGGAGGATGGCTACCGCACCTATTGCCACTTCGGGACGGGCAATTACCACCCGATCAACGCCAAGATCTACACCGACCTCAGCTTCTTCACCGCCGACCCCGCGCTGGGGCGCGATGCGGCCAAGATGTTCAATTTCATCACCGGCTATATCCAGCCCGACGATCTGGAACGGATCGCGGTGTCGCCAATCGGATTGCAGGAAACGCTGTACCAGCTGATCGATGCCGAGATCGCCAATGCGCATGCGGGCAAGCCCGCGGGCATCTGGGTGAAGCTCAATTCGATTACCTACAAACCGATGATCGACAAGCTCTACGAGGCGAGCCAGGCGGGCGTGGAAATCCACATGGTGGTGCGCGGCATCTGCAGCTTGCGCGCGGGCCTGCCGGGCGTGTCAGAGAACATCCGCGTCAAATCGGTGATCGGCCGCTTCCTCGAACATTCGCGCGTGTGGGCCTTTGCCAATGGCAAGGCGCTGCCCAGCCGGCAGGCGAAGGTCTATCTGACCAGCGCCGACGCCATGAGCCGCAATCTGATGCGCCGCGTCGAGGTGATGGTCCCGATCACGAACAAGACCGTGCACGACCAGGTCCTGGGCCAGGTCATGCTCGCCAATATTCTCGACACCGAACAAAGCTGGCAGCTCGGTCCCGACGGCCAGTATCATCGCTTGCGACAGGAGGAAGGCGGCTTCAACTGCCACCAGTATTTCATGGCCAATCCATCGCTATCCGGGCGCGGTGCCGCGCTTGCCGACCATGAAGTTCCACGCCTGACGCTGCGGGGGTCCTCGCAGTGA
- a CDS encoding TadE/TadG family type IV pilus assembly protein has translation MSGLRTSLHQLRDDERGATIVEFAFVVGPMLLLLMGGLELGYNSYVRSTMQGALNDAARTAAVEFPIINVPGSTVEEQVENLIEETVKHVAPNASIEVTQKSYFEFSAIGNPEKLMTDNNGNGQFDADDNDCWEDANGNGSYDTDAGKTGNGGADDVVLYSASISTPRILPLQNFLPGVGPTMEYTLQTAVRNQPYDKQATAAVICA, from the coding sequence GTGAGCGGGCTGCGTACCAGCCTGCACCAGCTGCGCGATGACGAGCGCGGTGCGACGATCGTCGAATTCGCATTCGTCGTCGGCCCCATGCTGCTGTTGCTGATGGGCGGGCTCGAACTGGGCTACAACAGCTATGTCCGGTCGACCATGCAGGGCGCGCTCAATGATGCAGCGCGGACCGCGGCGGTGGAATTCCCGATCATCAACGTTCCTGGCAGCACGGTCGAGGAACAGGTCGAAAACCTGATCGAAGAAACGGTCAAGCATGTCGCACCCAATGCGTCGATCGAGGTGACGCAGAAAAGCTATTTCGAATTCTCCGCCATCGGCAATCCGGAGAAACTGATGACCGACAACAATGGCAACGGGCAATTCGACGCCGACGATAACGATTGCTGGGAAGACGCCAACGGTAATGGCAGCTACGATACCGACGCCGGCAAAACCGGCAATGGCGGCGCGGACGACGTCGTGCTTTACAGCGCGTCGATCAGCACTCCGCGGATCCTGCCGCTGCAGAACTTCCTGCCCGGCGTCGGCCCGACCATGGAGTACACGCTCCAGACCGCGGTCCGTAACCAGCCCTATGACAAGCAGGCAACCGCGGCGGTGATTTGTGCTTGA
- a CDS encoding TadE/TadG family type IV pilus assembly protein has protein sequence MICMLRNLWNDTKGNTLAIFAAALIPLVVVIGSSLDLSFAYMAKAKLQNACDAAALAGRQSMDGNKWTTANEDEAKKFFQFNFPEGTLGAQDLNFEIDTDPNDNAQIIGVANAVIPTSLMHIFGYDTVPIQANCDAKRDLGHNDVMLVLDTTGSMGNRPSTGGSLDKIDLLRNGTTGLYRALDDSGNGSITRFGIVSYSHTVNVARSLRNMDILEEQEHFERVYKQRVCYDVKVNGNWRDDYCTVNTYDDRDDIRSTGWRYPSNNRRNYTYNASTEYEYRTVDIEDSQWGRGYRTTEQNLTAFRTSGDGCIEERSSIGQTVSPVTLLKTVSQNDIDAVAANSSDTTYQWGRYDPDSQEGESQSGCPSEAQKLKVYNSETAFDNAIDAATANVTGGTYHDIGMLWGARFLSPTGMFAAENPTKHGLVPVNRHIVFMTDGELDTGDTLYSAMGITRYHERISGSGTQEEKHVSRFHSICNRVKATGTTIWVIALDENDTDDIAICATSAAHFYTSDGSDLEQIFETIGRGIGNLRLTR, from the coding sequence ATGATCTGTATGCTGCGCAATCTCTGGAACGACACGAAGGGCAATACCCTGGCGATCTTCGCTGCGGCATTGATCCCGCTGGTCGTCGTCATCGGGAGCAGTCTCGATCTCAGCTTCGCCTATATGGCCAAGGCCAAACTGCAGAACGCCTGCGACGCCGCGGCGCTGGCCGGCCGCCAGTCGATGGACGGCAACAAGTGGACCACCGCGAACGAGGATGAGGCCAAGAAGTTCTTCCAGTTCAATTTCCCCGAAGGCACGCTGGGCGCGCAAGACCTCAACTTCGAGATCGACACCGATCCCAACGACAATGCGCAGATCATCGGCGTGGCCAACGCGGTCATTCCGACCTCGCTGATGCATATCTTCGGTTACGACACCGTGCCGATCCAGGCCAATTGCGACGCCAAGCGCGACCTTGGCCATAACGACGTGATGCTGGTGCTCGATACGACCGGCTCGATGGGCAACCGGCCGTCCACCGGCGGCAGCCTCGACAAGATCGATCTCCTGCGCAACGGCACGACAGGTCTGTACCGCGCACTCGACGATAGCGGCAACGGATCGATCACCCGTTTCGGTATCGTGTCCTATTCGCATACGGTGAATGTCGCGCGCAGTTTGCGAAATATGGATATCCTGGAGGAGCAGGAACATTTCGAACGGGTTTACAAGCAACGGGTCTGCTACGACGTAAAGGTCAATGGCAACTGGCGGGACGACTATTGCACCGTCAACACCTACGATGACCGCGATGACATCAGGAGTACGGGTTGGCGGTATCCGTCCAACAACCGGCGGAACTATACTTACAATGCATCCACCGAGTATGAATATCGCACTGTCGACATCGAAGATTCGCAGTGGGGCAGAGGGTATCGGACTACCGAACAGAACCTGACCGCCTTCCGGACCAGCGGCGACGGCTGTATCGAAGAACGGTCCAGCATCGGCCAAACCGTAAGCCCGGTCACGCTGCTCAAGACTGTCAGCCAGAATGATATCGATGCGGTCGCGGCCAACAGCAGCGACACCACCTATCAGTGGGGACGCTACGATCCCGACAGCCAGGAAGGCGAGTCGCAGAGCGGCTGTCCGTCGGAGGCGCAAAAGCTCAAGGTCTACAATAGCGAAACCGCATTCGACAACGCGATCGACGCTGCCACGGCGAATGTGACCGGCGGTACCTATCACGATATCGGCATGTTGTGGGGCGCGCGCTTCCTCTCGCCGACCGGGATGTTTGCTGCCGAAAACCCGACCAAGCACGGCCTTGTCCCGGTGAACCGCCATATCGTCTTCATGACCGACGGCGAACTCGACACCGGCGATACGCTGTACTCGGCCATGGGCATCACCAGGTATCACGAGCGGATCAGCGGGTCGGGTACGCAGGAAGAGAAACATGTCAGCCGGTTCCACTCGATCTGCAACCGGGTGAAGGCGACCGGCACCACCATCTGGGTGATCGCGCTCGACGAGAACGACACCGATGATATCGCGATCTGTGCCACCAGTGCTGCCCATTTCTACACGTCCGACGGTTCCGATCTGGAGCAGATCTTCGAGACGATCGGACGCGGCATCGGCAATCTGAGGCTCACCCGGTGA
- a CDS encoding DUF305 domain-containing protein has product MDSEHSGGHHGKWPTFFAMIATSIVTMFVLKYSALWEADHAFFSQTRMWMALMMGMAMIIIMLGFMWGMYKSLATKLVVMGLAGAGFVLFLFLVRSQQTVEDEAWMKAMIPHHSIAILTSERAEISDPRVRALADEIIEAQVKEIAEMKLLLADIEANGELGDGTALPPRTAALTPRLEAEAKASLERPVTAEMEEELDPGG; this is encoded by the coding sequence ATGGATAGTGAACACAGCGGCGGCCATCACGGCAAATGGCCCACCTTCTTCGCCATGATCGCGACGTCGATCGTGACCATGTTCGTGCTCAAATACTCCGCGCTGTGGGAAGCGGATCACGCCTTCTTCAGCCAGACCCGCATGTGGATGGCGCTGATGATGGGCATGGCGATGATCATCATCATGCTCGGCTTCATGTGGGGCATGTACAAGAGCCTTGCCACCAAGCTTGTCGTCATGGGGCTGGCGGGCGCGGGTTTCGTCCTGTTCCTGTTCCTTGTCCGCAGCCAGCAGACGGTCGAGGACGAGGCCTGGATGAAGGCAATGATCCCGCACCACTCGATCGCGATCCTCACCAGCGAGCGCGCCGAAATCAGCGACCCGCGGGTTCGCGCGCTCGCCGATGAGATCATCGAGGCGCAGGTCAAGGAAATAGCCGAAATGAAGCTGCTGCTGGCGGATATCGAAGCCAATGGCGAGCTGGGTGACGGCACGGCCCTTCCCCCGCGCACAGCGGCGCTGACGCCCAGGCTCGAGGCCGAGGCGAAGGCTTCGCTCGAACGCCCGGTGACTGCGGAAATGGAAGAAGAACTCGACCCGGGCGGCTAA
- a CDS encoding TadE/TadG family type IV pilus assembly protein has protein sequence MLESLRTLARDTRGLALTEFAFAAPIFLMLVLTGLELSNLALSHLRVSQMAMTVADNAGRVTSGIDEANIYEVFTGADYASSGLDFEPNGRMVLSSLEHNGRSGSDEGQTIVWQRCWGDDTSVTPSYGEQGDGKDDDSLEDGLGTGSDKITALEDTAVMFVEVTYDYQPLVSTGFFDPPTIRYESAFNVRGRQNNEISNTQNLTRLTC, from the coding sequence GTGCTTGAGTCGCTACGCACCCTCGCCCGCGACACGCGCGGCCTGGCGCTGACCGAGTTCGCCTTCGCGGCGCCGATCTTTCTCATGCTGGTGCTGACGGGGCTCGAGCTGTCGAATCTTGCGCTGTCGCATTTGCGGGTCAGCCAGATGGCGATGACCGTGGCCGACAATGCCGGACGTGTGACCTCGGGCATCGATGAAGCCAATATCTACGAGGTCTTCACCGGCGCGGACTATGCCTCGAGCGGGCTCGATTTCGAACCCAACGGACGCATGGTGCTCTCCAGTCTCGAACACAATGGCCGGTCGGGTTCGGACGAGGGACAGACGATTGTCTGGCAGCGCTGCTGGGGCGACGATACGTCGGTAACCCCGAGCTATGGCGAACAAGGCGACGGCAAGGACGACGACAGCCTCGAAGATGGTCTGGGCACGGGCAGCGACAAGATCACCGCACTTGAAGATACTGCGGTCATGTTCGTCGAAGTGACCTACGACTACCAGCCGCTGGTCTCGACCGGGTTTTTCGATCCGCCGACCATCCGCTACGAAAGCGCGTTCAACGTGCGTGGGCGGCAAAACAATGAAATCAGCAACACGCAGAACCTGACCCGGCTGACCTGCTGA